A window of Chloroflexota bacterium genomic DNA:
GCCGTTGATATCCGCCGGCAATATGGAAATGCCGCGGCGTTTGGCGTCGTTGATCAGGACAGCGGGACTCCAGAAGCCCATCGGCTGATTGTTCAACAGGGCGGCGTAGAACGCTCCGGGGTGATAACATTTCAACCAGGCGCTCTGGTAGACGATTACGGCAAAAGAAGCCGCATGACTCTTGGCAAAGGCGTAGCCGCCAAAAGCCTTGAGCTGTTCGAAAACAGCCTCGGCCACGTCTATAGGCACCCCCTTGCCTTCCGCCCCTTCCAGAAACACCTTTCGCAAGCGCTCCACCCGGTCCACACCATTTTTGTGGCCCAACGCCCTGCGCAATAACTCCCCCTGTCCGCCGCTGAAACCGGCAAAGTTGCGCGCGATCTTCAGCACCTGTTCCTGGAACACGATCACCCCCAACGTCTCGCTCAGCGCAGGCTCCAGCAGAGAATGCAGGGTAGTGACCGGTTCCTCACCCCAACGTCTGCGCAGATAGGGTTGCACCATGTTGCCCTGGATCGGACCGGGGCGAATGAGGCTGATCTCCACGATCAGATCCTCGAAAGATCGAGGTCGAAAGCGGGGCACCAATTGGGCCTGGGCCCGACTCTCCACCTGGAAACAGCCGATGGTGTCGCCGCTGCAGATCATGCCGTATACGGAAGGGTCGTCGAAGCTGAGGCGGTCCAGATCGGGACGCTGTCCCGTCTCCTCCACGATATCACAGGCATCCTCCAGGACCGACAACATGCGCAGTCCCAGCAGATCGATCTTGACCATCCCCGCTTCTTCCAGGGACTCCTTGTCCCACTGGCAGACGGTGCGATCCTCCATTGTCGCCGGTTCCAATGGCATGATCTCTGGCAACGGTCTCCTGCTCAGGACAAACCCACCGTTGTGAATGCCCAGGTGGCGGGGCAACCCATGGATCTCGCTGCACAATTGCAACATCAACTGCCAGGACTGGCTATCCACATGGTCGGCGAAAAGGGCCAGATCCCGCCAGGCTTCATCGAGACCACGACGATCAGATGCACTGGCCAGCGTGTCGATCAATTCCCGGGGAAACCCCAATGCCTTGCCCACATCCCGCACGGCGCTACGCTGACGAAAGGTGACCAGCGTACAGGCCATGCTTGCGTGTTCCCGGCCGTAACGCTGGTAGACATACTGAATGACCTCCTCCCGCCGGTCAGCCTGAAAATCGATGTCGATATCAGGTAAGGTGGCCCGTTCCTCCGAGAGAAATCGTTCGAAAACCAGATCGTGCTCCAGAGGATCGATGGGCGTGATGTGAAGCAGGAAGGCAACCAGTGAGTTGGAGGCGGATCCCCTGCCCTGGCAACGAATACCCTGCTCCCTAGAAAAGCGCATGATATCCCACACAATCAGAAAATAGTTTACCAACCCCAATCGCTGAATGACGGCAAGCTCATGATCCAACATCCACCGGACCCGCTCAGCCGGTTCTGAGCCGTAGATTTTGGACATTGCCGCCTGGCAAAGCTGTCGCAGGTAACCCCCGGCATCCAATCCTGATGGCACAGGAAAGCGAGGCAAGTCTTGCACCCCGTGCTGAAGAGTCAACTGGCAACGCCGGGCGATTTCCAGTGTACTAACCAGCGCATCAGGCCGATCGGCGAAGAGCTGGCTCATCTGCTCCACACTCTTGAGATAGGCCTCGCTGTTGCCCCGCCGCAAATGATGGCTGGTGTCCAAAGTCGCACGATGGCGGATAGCCACCAATACATCCTGCAAACAGTGCCCATCCCGGCTGGCATAGTGGATATTGTTGGTCGCCACCAGCGGCAAGCGCAGCCCATCAGCCATTGAGATAAGCGCCCGGCTCAAGCGTTCATCCCCTGGTCTGAGCTGCCGCTGCAATTCCACAAATAGACGGTCAGGTCCGAATAGCTCATGCAAGCATCGAGCCGATTCATGGGCAGCCTCCATCTTCCCCGCCAGCAATAAACTGGCAATCTCCCCTTGCCGGCAGCCTGAGAGAGCAATCAGGCCGGCGCTGTGTGCGGCCAGGTGGTCCCAGGTGGCTTCCGCCTTGCCCTTTTCGCAACGCATACGAGCCGTTGTAATGAGTTGGCTCAAGTTTGCATAGCCTGTATCGTCCTCAGCCAGCAGGGTTAGATGACGGCCTCCGGTCAACGTCAATTCCACCCCAACGATCGGCTTGACGCCAGAGCCAGAGGCTGCTCGCCAGAAATCGACGACGCCGTACAGCCCATCGTGATCTGTGAGGGCCATGGCAGGCATCTCCAGCTCAGCAGCGCGCGCGATCAACGCCGCAGGCCGTGAGACGCCATCCAGCAATGAATAGCAGGAATGACAGTGCAGCTCGGCATACATCTCAATCGTACACCCGCTCCAGGTACCAGGCATCCTGTAGCAAATCACGATACAGCACACAGAGCAGACCGTCGGCCGTGGCCACCTGAAAATAGTGGCGCCAGATCTGCCCCGTCCCCTCCGCTGCCTCAGGGAGAGCATCCAGGTCCCACCATTGATCGTGCAAGACCCATTGGTCGACGACGCCATGAACCTGTATCTCCCTGCAGCGCCAGCGAAAGACAGCCGGCCGGTCAGCACTCAGTGCCACAGCGACGGGTGTGCCCTCGGGCCAGAGACGGGTCATCATTCAT
This region includes:
- a CDS encoding error-prone DNA polymerase; the protein is MPGTWSGCTIEMYAELHCHSCYSLLDGVSRPAALIARAAELEMPAMALTDHDGLYGVVDFWRAASGSGVKPIVGVELTLTGGRHLTLLAEDDTGYANLSQLITTARMRCEKGKAEATWDHLAAHSAGLIALSGCRQGEIASLLLAGKMEAAHESARCLHELFGPDRLFVELQRQLRPGDERLSRALISMADGLRLPLVATNNIHYASRDGHCLQDVLVAIRHRATLDTSHHLRRGNSEAYLKSVEQMSQLFADRPDALVSTLEIARRCQLTLQHGVQDLPRFPVPSGLDAGGYLRQLCQAAMSKIYGSEPAERVRWMLDHELAVIQRLGLVNYFLIVWDIMRFSREQGIRCQGRGSASNSLVAFLLHITPIDPLEHDLVFERFLSEERATLPDIDIDFQADRREEVIQYVYQRYGREHASMACTLVTFRQRSAVRDVGKALGFPRELIDTLASASDRRGLDEAWRDLALFADHVDSQSWQLMLQLCSEIHGLPRHLGIHNGGFVLSRRPLPEIMPLEPATMEDRTVCQWDKESLEEAGMVKIDLLGLRMLSVLEDACDIVEETGQRPDLDRLSFDDPSVYGMICSGDTIGCFQVESRAQAQLVPRFRPRSFEDLIVEISLIRPGPIQGNMVQPYLRRRWGEEPVTTLHSLLEPALSETLGVIVFQEQVLKIARNFAGFSGGQGELLRRALGHKNGVDRVERLRKVFLEGAEGKGVPIDVAEAVFEQLKAFGGYAFAKSHAASFAVIVYQSAWLKCYHPGAFYAALLNNQPMGFWSPAVLINDAKRRGISILPADINGSGVAYQLTDGAIRIGLASIKGVGEQGGERILLARRDGPFSSLADFCRRTRLPRLLVERLILAGAIDSCHTTTRRRGLLWQLGLLDYERDTLLLDEKPDPAPAELPPLRPLEALAEQLKVLGVSADEHLMAHHRARLREQGVFSSRDLHDCRDGQWVWIAGQVTVLQAPPTAKGFWFLTLEDEFGMIDVIIRPAVAIKYRRVWRNLPLLAVRGWVQRQRGAVNVLAQRPWRLAGASTNSQT
- a CDS encoding DUF6504 family protein; translation: MMTRLWPEGTPVAVALSADRPAVFRWRCREIQVHGVVDQWVLHDQWWDLDALPEAAEGTGQIWRHYFQVATADGLLCVLYRDLLQDAWYLERVYD